The DNA region TACCAACACGCATACCCAACCTATCAAACCATGTTTCAATGCTTTCATGCCGTCCTTCCTTCTTGCTTTAAGTCTTTGCAAAGATAGATATTTATCAATTAACGGAAGTTACGGCATCCCATTTTTTGCACTTTTCTTTATATATAAACTTGAAATGGGAAGATATAAACTTTTCTATAAATCGCAGTTTAAATCCCCTTAATTCTCAGATAGTTACAAAAGTTGTCGCACTTTATTTAGTGCCACATATAAACCACTTTTCTCCCCCGATCCCCCTACCTTTGTCATGTTCAAAGAACAGAAATAATCACTAAAAATAATAAGAAAAATGAAGAGACTAAGTATCATTTCAGGAGTATTATTCCTATGTACCTCCCTGATGGCGGCAAACAAAATCACAGGGAAAATCATCGATGAGAGTAACAATCAGCACATCGAGTATGCCAATGTCAGCCTGCTGACTCAGGATTCGACATTCATCACCGGAGTTGCCACAGATAACGGTGGCGGCTTCCTGCTGAAAGAAGTAAACGATGGAGATTATATCTTATGTATCTCATGCGTCGGATATGAAAGCTCCTATCTCTCCATCCGCAACCTGCAAGCCAACCTGAATCTGGGAGAACTGCCCCTGTCGCCCGATAATGTAATGCTGGAAAGTGTTACCGTCACAGCCAGCCCCATCATCAAAAAGACCGACCGGCAAATTATCCTCCCGACCGAAATGCAGACTAAAGCCGCTTCCAACGGAGTTTCCTTACTGAGAAATCTACAACTGTCGCGTATCCTGATCAATCCGATAGACAACAGCATCACGATTCCCGGAGGAGACAATGTGCAACTTAGGATTAACGGCGTAGAAGTGACTCAAGCTGAAATAATTGCCATCCGCCCGACAGATGTGATCCGGATCGAATATATAGACAATCCCGGCGCACGTTATGGAAATGCAGGAGCTGTATTGAACTACATTGTAAAGAGAAGAGAATCAGGAGGAAGTATCTCCGCCGACCTCACCAACGGAGTATCCGATACGGGATATGGCGAACATAACCTCGCTGCCAAATACCACTTCAACAAGTCAGAGCTCAGCACTACCGTATATTGGGGACAGAGAGATCTGAAGTGGACGCGCGAAAACTATGAAAGTTTCCACTTCCCGGAGGCCTATCAGGAGAACAGAGAGGTGGGAGAACCTACCAAAGTAAAGTATGATAACCTTAACTTCAACCTCAATTACAGCTACCAGGATAATGACAAGCAACTTCTCAATATTGCTCTCAGAAATCAATACAGCGATACTTCCAGTTCCATGTCGGACAGAATCAGTACATTGTATGAAGGAGACACCTCCTACTCCATATCCGACCTTTCTACCTCCAAAGTAGTTATCCCTTCTTTGGATATCTATTACCAGAGAAATCTGAAAAACAAGCAGACAATCTATGCGGATATAGTGGCTTCTTATCTGGACAGCAAGAATGAACGGACTTTTATTCAGAAAGCCCTTAATAATGACAATAACGATACGGATATCTATTCGGAAACCAAAGGTGAGAAATACTCCGTCATCAGCGAAGGTATCTACGAAAAACAATTCAATACGGGTAAGTTTACCGGAGGCATCAAGCATACACAGGCCTATTTGCAAAATAGATATTCGGGTAGTATAGAGAATAAAATCACGATGAATACGGCCGAAACGTACCTATTTGCCGAGTATCAATCAAAGATAAAAGCTCTGAACTACACAGTAGGGATTGGAGCCATGAGAACTTATAACAGTCAGGAGCAGTATTCTTCCGAGAAGTATATAGTCAAACCTTCCTTAAGCCTGTCGTACTCTATCAACGGGAAGTGGTTTTTCAGATACAACGGATACGTGTCGGGCTATGCCCCTTCCCTGTCCGACCTGAACGACATCTCGCAAGCAATGGATAAGTATCAGATACGCAAAGGGAATCCCGACTTAAAGTCTGTTACATTCTATGCCAATACACTGTCTGCCAGTTGGCAAAGCAAGTATGTATCTGTCGATTTATTTGGAAGATATAGCTATGACAATAAGCCGATTATGGAAAATACCTACTACGAAGACGGGTATTTTGTCCGCACTACCGAGAATCATAAAGGTTTCCACCGGATCAAACTGGAGACAGCTATACAAATACGACCTTACAAAGAGTATATCTCCATTAAAATCACTCCGTTTCTGAACCGCTATATCAGCTATGGCAACACCTACACGCATACACACACCAATGCAGGACTGCGAGGCAGCCTGATGGCAATGTACAAGAACTGGGTACTGATGGTAGAAATGAATACCAGCAACCACACTCTGTGGGGTGAAACGCTGACTAAAGAGGAGAAACTGCACACCATCATGGCAGGATATAATACGGAGAAATGGAGCCTTTCTGCCGGGGTGCTGAACCCGTTCACCAATAAGTATGAACAGGAAATAGAAAA from Bacteroides sp. MSB163 includes:
- a CDS encoding TonB-dependent receptor, translated to MKRLSIISGVLFLCTSLMAANKITGKIIDESNNQHIEYANVSLLTQDSTFITGVATDNGGGFLLKEVNDGDYILCISCVGYESSYLSIRNLQANLNLGELPLSPDNVMLESVTVTASPIIKKTDRQIILPTEMQTKAASNGVSLLRNLQLSRILINPIDNSITIPGGDNVQLRINGVEVTQAEIIAIRPTDVIRIEYIDNPGARYGNAGAVLNYIVKRRESGGSISADLTNGVSDTGYGEHNLAAKYHFNKSELSTTVYWGQRDLKWTRENYESFHFPEAYQENREVGEPTKVKYDNLNFNLNYSYQDNDKQLLNIALRNQYSDTSSSMSDRISTLYEGDTSYSISDLSTSKVVIPSLDIYYQRNLKNKQTIYADIVASYLDSKNERTFIQKALNNDNNDTDIYSETKGEKYSVISEGIYEKQFNTGKFTGGIKHTQAYLQNRYSGSIENKITMNTAETYLFAEYQSKIKALNYTVGIGAMRTYNSQEQYSSEKYIVKPSLSLSYSINGKWFFRYNGYVSGYAPSLSDLNDISQAMDKYQIRKGNPDLKSVTFYANTLSASWQSKYVSVDLFGRYSYDNKPIMENTYYEDGYFVRTTENHKGFHRIKLETAIQIRPYKEYISIKITPFLNRYISYGNTYTHTHTNAGLRGSLMAMYKNWVLMVEMNTSNHTLWGETLTKEEKLHTIMAGYNTEKWSLSAGVLNPFTNKYEQEIENLSKSAPYRQLAYSKNLRLLFMVNASFSLDFGKKRNSQGRRINNRDTDTGILSGSK